In Brassica rapa cultivar Chiifu-401-42 chromosome A06, CAAS_Brap_v3.01, whole genome shotgun sequence, a single window of DNA contains:
- the LOC103871900 gene encoding G-type lectin S-receptor-like serine/threonine-protein kinase RKS1 isoform X6: MKIVFVFFLFFCLLQSCTCDDTIMRTHSMRDGDVIISEGKRFAFGFFSLGVSNLRYVGIWYAQISEQTVVWVANRDSPMNDTSGVIRFSSSGNLCIYASANTTEPLWSTNVSDSVLEPTLVARLSPLGNLVLLDSVTGKGFWESFDHPTDSSLPSMRLGFTRKDGLDRFLTSWKSPGDPSSGAFTYRINRTGFPQLILYKGLTPWWRTGSWTGLGWSGVPGMSRRRGSSIFHSSFVNNQDEVSTTNRVTDASVLTRMMVNETGNVQRLTWVETEKKWNVYWSVPKEECDNYAHCGLNGYCDPTGSASFVCTCLPGFEPKMPRDWLLRDTSGGCTKKNNASICGREKEGFVKLKRVKIPDTSVASVDMNITLKECKQRCLGNCSCVAYASAYHEGVGGARGCLTWHGDMLDARIYMNTGQDFYIRADREEIERWNKDGLLRKRRVIIIVISLIAAVMLLAVISFCYVRKRRKSNRERRSSTTLAPGSPFRFEEDRGREWELPLFELNTIVTATNNFAFRNKLGEGGFGPVYKGVLEDGAEIAVKRLSKNSGQGMEEFKNEVKLISKLQHRNLVRMLGCCVESEEKMLVYEYLPNKSLDCFIFDEEQRSELNWPKRMEIIHGIARGILYLHQDSRLRIIHRDLKASNVLLDNEMIPKIADFGMARIFGGNQIRGSTNRVVGT; this comes from the exons ATGAAGatcgtcttcgtcttcttcttgtttttctgCCTCCTCCAGTCTTGTACCTGCGACGATACGATCATGAGAACACATTCCATGAGAGATGGTGATGTCATAATCTCTGAAGGGAAGAGGTTTGCATTTGGATTCTTCAGCCTTGGAGTTTCAAACCTCCGTTACGTCGGGATTTGGTATGCTCAAATCTCTGAGCAGACTGTTGTATGGGTTGCTAACAGAGACAGTCCCATGAATGACACATCTGGGGTGATAAGGTTCAGCAGCAGTGGGAACCTCTGCATCTATGCATCAGCCAACACAACAGAACCTCTCTGGTCGACCAATGTTTCAGACAGTGTCCTGGAACCAACTCTAGTTGCGAGACTCTCTCCTCTAGGGAACCTTGTTCTGCTTGACTCAGTTACAGGGAAAGGTTTCTGGGAGAGCTTTGATCATCCTACGGACTCTTCTCTTCCGTCTATGAGGTTGGGTTTCACACGAAAAGACGGCTTGGATCGCTTTCTAACGTCTTGGAAATCTCCAGGTGACCCAAGCTCTGGAGCTTTCACATACCGGATAAATCGCACGGGGTTCCCGCAGCTGATTCTGTACAAAGGTCTGACCCCATGGTGGCGTACGGGATCCTGGACCGGGTTGGGATGGAGCGGTGTGCCTGGAATGTCAAGAAGAAGAGGCTCTTCTATCTTCCATAGCTCGTTTGTTAATAACCAGGACGAAGTATCCACAACCAACCGTGTGACGGATGCTTCAGTCCTAACAAGAATGATGGTGAACGAAACAGGAAACGTGCAACGTCTCACATGGGTCGAAACGGAGAAGAAATGGAATGTGTACTGGTCGGTTCCTAAAGAGGAATGCGACAATTATGCACACTGCGGCCTTAACGGTTACTGTGATCCCACAGGTTCAGCATCGTTTGTGTGCACATGCCTACCTGGTTTTGAGCCGAAGATGCCCCGTGATTGGCTCTTGAGGGACACTTCGGGTGGGTGTACTAAGAAAAACAACGCTTCAATATGCGGCCGTGAGAAAGAAGGGTTTGTGAAGTTAAAGCGCGTGAAGATTCCCGACACATCAGTTGCAAGTGTGGATATGAACATAACACTGAAGGAGTGCAAACAGAGGTGCTTAGGGAACTGCTCTTGTGTCGCTTACGCAAGCGCTTACCATGAAGGTGTGGGGGGAGCAAGAGGGTGCTTGACATGGCACGGCGATATGTTGGATGCGAGGATATACATGAACACGGGACAAGATTTCTACATACGTGCAGACAGGGAAGAGATAG AGCGGTGGAACAAAGATGGCTTATTACGGAAGAGGAGAGTCATTATCATTGTCATCAGTTTGATTGCAGCCGTAATGTTACTAGCCGTCATTTCGTTCTGTTACGTAAGGAAGCGACGAA AGTCGAACAGGGAAAGAAGATCCTCAACAACCTTGGCTCCAGGTTCTCCATTCAGATTTGAAGAGGACCGGGGGAGAGAATGGGAGTTACCTCTCTTTGAGCTTAACACAATCGTTACAGCGACGAACAATTTTGCTTTCCGTAACAAGCTTGGAGAAGGTGGTTTCGGACCCGTTTATAAG GGCGTGTTAGAAGACGGTGCGGAGATAGCAGTGAAGAGGTTGTCTAAAAACTCAGGCCAAGGGATGGAAGAGTTCAAGAACGAGGTCAAGTTGATATCGAAGTTACAGCATCGGAATCTCGTGAGGATGTTAGGATGTTGCGTTGAATCGGAAGAGAAGATGTTGGTATACGAGTATTTACCAAACAAGAGTTTAGACTGTTTCATATTCG ATGAAGAGCAGAGATCGGAGTTAAATTGGCCAAAACGGATGGAGATAATACACGGGATTGCTCGCGGAATCTTGTACCTTCATCAAGATTCAAGACTGAGGATCATCCACAGAGACCTCAAGGCCAGCAATGTACTTCTTGACAATGAAATGATCCCCAAGATTGCGGATTTTGGCATGGCGAGAATCTTTGGGGGCAACCAAATCAGAGGAAGCACAAATCGTGTCGTCGGAACATAG
- the LOC103871900 gene encoding G-type lectin S-receptor-like serine/threonine-protein kinase RKS1 isoform X4: MRTHSMRDGDVIISEGKRFAFGFFSLGVSNLRYVGIWYAQISEQTVVWVANRDSPMNDTSGVIRFSSSGNLCIYASANTTEPLWSTNVSDSVLEPTLVARLSPLGNLVLLDSVTGKGFWESFDHPTDSSLPSMRLGFTRKDGLDRFLTSWKSPGDPSSGAFTYRINRTGFPQLILYKGLTPWWRTGSWTGLGWSGVPGMSRRRGSSIFHSSFVNNQDEVSTTNRVTDASVLTRMMVNETGNVQRLTWVETEKKWNVYWSVPKEECDNYAHCGLNGYCDPTGSASFVCTCLPGFEPKMPRDWLLRDTSGGCTKKNNASICGREKEGFVKLKRVKIPDTSVASVDMNITLKECKQRCLGNCSCVAYASAYHEGVGGARGCLTWHGDMLDARIYMNTGQDFYIRADREEIERWNKDGLLRKRRVIIIVISLIAAVMLLAVISFCYVRKRRKSNRERRSSTTLAPGSPFRFEEDRGREWELPLFELNTIVTATNNFAFRNKLGEGGFGPVYKGVLEDGAEIAVKRLSKNSGQGMEEFKNEVKLISKLQHRNLVRMLGCCVESEEKMLVYEYLPNKSLDCFIFDEEQRSELNWPKRMEIIHGIARGILYLHQDSRLRIIHRDLKASNVLLDNEMIPKIADFGMARIFGGNQIRGSTNRVVGTYGYMSPEYAMEGHFSVKSDVYSFGVLILEIITGKKNSAFHKESLNLVGQIWDLWNKGEATKIVDKLMNQKIYDESEVMKCVHIGLLCVQENASDRPDMPSVVSMFGHKANDFPPPKHPAFTSGRKTHVKNDDSTSGAYPSGENSNSVNDITLTDVHGR; the protein is encoded by the exons ATGAGAACACATTCCATGAGAGATGGTGATGTCATAATCTCTGAAGGGAAGAGGTTTGCATTTGGATTCTTCAGCCTTGGAGTTTCAAACCTCCGTTACGTCGGGATTTGGTATGCTCAAATCTCTGAGCAGACTGTTGTATGGGTTGCTAACAGAGACAGTCCCATGAATGACACATCTGGGGTGATAAGGTTCAGCAGCAGTGGGAACCTCTGCATCTATGCATCAGCCAACACAACAGAACCTCTCTGGTCGACCAATGTTTCAGACAGTGTCCTGGAACCAACTCTAGTTGCGAGACTCTCTCCTCTAGGGAACCTTGTTCTGCTTGACTCAGTTACAGGGAAAGGTTTCTGGGAGAGCTTTGATCATCCTACGGACTCTTCTCTTCCGTCTATGAGGTTGGGTTTCACACGAAAAGACGGCTTGGATCGCTTTCTAACGTCTTGGAAATCTCCAGGTGACCCAAGCTCTGGAGCTTTCACATACCGGATAAATCGCACGGGGTTCCCGCAGCTGATTCTGTACAAAGGTCTGACCCCATGGTGGCGTACGGGATCCTGGACCGGGTTGGGATGGAGCGGTGTGCCTGGAATGTCAAGAAGAAGAGGCTCTTCTATCTTCCATAGCTCGTTTGTTAATAACCAGGACGAAGTATCCACAACCAACCGTGTGACGGATGCTTCAGTCCTAACAAGAATGATGGTGAACGAAACAGGAAACGTGCAACGTCTCACATGGGTCGAAACGGAGAAGAAATGGAATGTGTACTGGTCGGTTCCTAAAGAGGAATGCGACAATTATGCACACTGCGGCCTTAACGGTTACTGTGATCCCACAGGTTCAGCATCGTTTGTGTGCACATGCCTACCTGGTTTTGAGCCGAAGATGCCCCGTGATTGGCTCTTGAGGGACACTTCGGGTGGGTGTACTAAGAAAAACAACGCTTCAATATGCGGCCGTGAGAAAGAAGGGTTTGTGAAGTTAAAGCGCGTGAAGATTCCCGACACATCAGTTGCAAGTGTGGATATGAACATAACACTGAAGGAGTGCAAACAGAGGTGCTTAGGGAACTGCTCTTGTGTCGCTTACGCAAGCGCTTACCATGAAGGTGTGGGGGGAGCAAGAGGGTGCTTGACATGGCACGGCGATATGTTGGATGCGAGGATATACATGAACACGGGACAAGATTTCTACATACGTGCAGACAGGGAAGAGATAG AGCGGTGGAACAAAGATGGCTTATTACGGAAGAGGAGAGTCATTATCATTGTCATCAGTTTGATTGCAGCCGTAATGTTACTAGCCGTCATTTCGTTCTGTTACGTAAGGAAGCGACGAA AGTCGAACAGGGAAAGAAGATCCTCAACAACCTTGGCTCCAGGTTCTCCATTCAGATTTGAAGAGGACCGGGGGAGAGAATGGGAGTTACCTCTCTTTGAGCTTAACACAATCGTTACAGCGACGAACAATTTTGCTTTCCGTAACAAGCTTGGAGAAGGTGGTTTCGGACCCGTTTATAAG GGCGTGTTAGAAGACGGTGCGGAGATAGCAGTGAAGAGGTTGTCTAAAAACTCAGGCCAAGGGATGGAAGAGTTCAAGAACGAGGTCAAGTTGATATCGAAGTTACAGCATCGGAATCTCGTGAGGATGTTAGGATGTTGCGTTGAATCGGAAGAGAAGATGTTGGTATACGAGTATTTACCAAACAAGAGTTTAGACTGTTTCATATTCG ATGAAGAGCAGAGATCGGAGTTAAATTGGCCAAAACGGATGGAGATAATACACGGGATTGCTCGCGGAATCTTGTACCTTCATCAAGATTCAAGACTGAGGATCATCCACAGAGACCTCAAGGCCAGCAATGTACTTCTTGACAATGAAATGATCCCCAAGATTGCGGATTTTGGCATGGCGAGAATCTTTGGGGGCAACCAAATCAGAGGAAGCACAAATCGTGTCGTCGGAACATA TGGATATATGTCACCTGAGTATGCAATGGAGGGTCACTTCTCCGTTAAATCCGACGTCTACAGCTTCGGAGTATTGATCTTAGAGATCATAACAGGGAAGAAAAACAGTGCGTTCCACAAGGAATCTTTGAACCTAGTTGGACAA ATATGGGATCTATGGAACAAAGGTGAAGCAACAAAGATCGTAGACAAACTAATGAACCAAAAGATTTATGATGAGAGCGAAGTGATGAAGTGCGTACACATTGGGTTGCTTTGCGTACAAGAAAATGCTTCGGATAGACCAGACATGCCCTCTGTTGTGTCCATGTTTGGTCATAAGGCCAATGACTTTCCTCCTCCCAAGCATCCTGCGTTTACGTCCGGAAGGAAGACACACGTCAAGAATGACGACAGCACCTCCGGTGCTTACCCCAGTGGAGAAAATAGCAATTCTGTTAATGACATTACTCTCACTGATGTTCATGGCCGTTGA